A single Leptospira barantonii DNA region contains:
- a CDS encoding 7TM diverse intracellular signaling domain-containing protein, with translation MKLGVSLFNFFLTFGIAFSIPTNVFSQTQTQTHTKTSSSLSLTEEFVFSLSGDMKGQYIGKNLQILEDPNAQIRIENFSDLNFNPDWQKLGKDSLSKGYTRSVFWVRFKTRYQNHEFGSHPWFLELANPASEEFTVYKKISGFPIRYEEIKKDQSVRYFHPVYRLVSKNSATDEYLIRVATRRSLILNFKAWSVYEFIVNVQIQNILFGLFFGAILVMLVYNGFVLFTVKEAGYLFYVLYLLSFALWQLSVTGVGNQYLFSEALETWNDFLVPFAYLAIVFSIQFTRSFLHTDRKTKILDRILILFMVPGIVGILLSFFPIFYFWNMQALTLFPILASVIVIYAGIDRYRQGYRPARFFLMAWSVLVVFILVTVLRNFSILPSNLFTNWGSLIGSLLEMTLLSFALADRFKSLQAESLRTSIDAYENQIKLSEIEQELKIARELQESILPDKLPKLEGIELSVKMECASSVGGDFYDFHDYGDGRLGVFISDVSGHGIPAAIIASMVKLAFSIEVRKAVEPADLLKNVNRALMGKYGKHFITAAYLIIDIHKGIITYSNAGHPPIAILNHSKGEFREIFLPGWIMGLDGNLKNGQLIIPIKKDDRVVLFTDGVTEARNKFGQMFGYQKFYELLKSHSEIQGEVLNQIVFDTVRNWSGRGDQFEDDITLLILDLNGKTERDLGETIVPPYQEISKTGS, from the coding sequence TTGAAGCTCGGAGTTTCCCTTTTTAACTTTTTTTTGACGTTTGGAATCGCCTTTTCGATTCCGACTAACGTATTTTCGCAAACACAGACACAGACCCATACTAAAACGTCCTCTTCTCTTTCTTTAACGGAAGAATTCGTATTTTCCCTTTCCGGCGACATGAAAGGACAATACATAGGCAAGAATCTTCAAATATTAGAAGATCCTAATGCACAAATTCGGATCGAAAATTTTTCCGATCTGAATTTTAATCCCGACTGGCAAAAGCTCGGTAAGGACAGCCTTTCCAAGGGTTATACCCGTTCCGTTTTTTGGGTTCGTTTTAAAACCCGTTATCAAAACCACGAGTTCGGTTCTCATCCTTGGTTTTTGGAATTGGCAAATCCCGCTTCGGAAGAATTTACCGTTTATAAAAAAATTTCCGGGTTTCCGATCCGTTACGAAGAAATCAAAAAAGATCAGAGTGTCCGTTACTTTCATCCGGTTTATCGCCTCGTTTCCAAAAACTCCGCTACGGACGAATATCTGATCCGCGTCGCCACGAGAAGATCCTTGATCCTGAACTTCAAGGCTTGGAGCGTTTACGAATTCATAGTCAACGTTCAAATTCAGAATATATTGTTCGGATTGTTTTTCGGCGCGATTCTCGTGATGCTCGTATATAACGGTTTTGTTTTGTTTACCGTTAAGGAAGCGGGTTATCTATTTTACGTCCTTTATCTTTTATCGTTCGCGTTATGGCAGTTATCCGTTACCGGAGTAGGGAACCAGTATCTTTTTTCGGAAGCTTTGGAAACCTGGAACGATTTTTTGGTTCCGTTCGCGTATCTCGCGATCGTTTTTTCGATTCAGTTTACCAGATCTTTTTTGCATACGGATCGAAAGACCAAAATCCTAGATCGGATTCTGATCCTTTTTATGGTCCCGGGAATCGTAGGGATCTTACTTTCCTTTTTTCCAATATTCTACTTTTGGAATATGCAGGCTTTGACATTGTTTCCGATTCTCGCTTCCGTGATCGTTATTTACGCGGGGATCGATCGATATCGTCAAGGTTACAGACCGGCTAGATTCTTTTTAATGGCTTGGTCCGTTCTTGTGGTTTTTATTCTCGTTACGGTTCTGCGGAACTTTTCGATTCTTCCGAGCAATCTTTTTACGAATTGGGGATCCTTGATCGGATCTCTGCTTGAGATGACTTTGTTGTCGTTCGCACTTGCGGATCGTTTCAAATCCTTACAAGCCGAAAGTTTACGCACGAGCATCGACGCATACGAGAATCAGATCAAACTTTCCGAGATCGAACAAGAACTCAAGATCGCGAGAGAACTTCAAGAGTCCATTCTTCCCGATAAACTTCCGAAACTGGAAGGAATCGAACTTTCGGTCAAGATGGAATGTGCGAGTTCGGTGGGCGGGGACTTTTACGATTTTCACGATTACGGAGACGGAAGACTCGGCGTTTTTATCAGCGACGTTTCCGGTCATGGGATTCCCGCGGCGATCATCGCTTCCATGGTCAAACTTGCGTTTTCGATCGAGGTCAGAAAAGCGGTAGAACCCGCCGATCTTCTGAAGAACGTTAACCGCGCATTGATGGGTAAATACGGAAAACATTTTATCACCGCGGCGTATCTGATCATAGACATACACAAAGGTATCATAACGTATTCGAACGCCGGTCATCCTCCGATCGCCATTCTCAACCACTCCAAGGGAGAATTCAGGGAAATCTTTTTGCCCGGTTGGATTATGGGATTGGACGGAAATCTCAAAAACGGTCAGCTGATCATTCCGATCAAAAAAGACGACCGAGTCGTTCTGTTCACGGACGGAGTCACCGAAGCTCGAAACAAATTCGGTCAGATGTTCGGTTATCAGAAGTTTTACGAACTTTTAAAATCTCATTCGGAAATTCAGGGCGAGGTTT
- the pth gene encoding aminoacyl-tRNA hydrolase — protein MKLIVGLGNPGDRYNNNRSNIGFKILDVIANNINVEIKTKKKKSLIGRGDFEGEEVVLLKPQTFSDLSGESVLYIASFLKIQVGEILVIQEDWSLPLGRIVVDKGTQETDHPGVKSIIQSLRSPNFIRIRIGIWNDGFDLKARDSFLKEDFEPMENLSLIQIINDAEAAIRSISLGDIDDVIEKYHL, from the coding sequence ATGAAGCTGATCGTCGGACTCGGGAATCCAGGGGACAGATACAACAATAACCGCTCAAACATCGGTTTCAAGATTTTAGATGTTATCGCCAATAACATCAATGTTGAAATCAAGACCAAGAAGAAGAAATCTCTGATTGGTCGCGGTGATTTTGAGGGGGAAGAAGTTGTACTTTTAAAGCCTCAAACTTTCAGCGACCTATCCGGCGAATCCGTTTTATACATCGCCTCTTTTCTAAAAATCCAAGTGGGAGAAATTCTGGTCATTCAAGAAGACTGGTCTCTTCCTCTCGGGAGAATTGTAGTCGATAAGGGAACGCAAGAAACGGATCACCCCGGAGTTAAGTCCATCATCCAATCTCTTCGTTCTCCGAACTTCATCCGGATTCGGATCGGAATCTGGAATGACGGTTTTGATTTGAAGGCTCGGGATTCTTTCTTAAAGGAAGATTTCGAACCTATGGAAAACTTGAGTCTGATTCAGATCATCAACGACGCGGAAGCGGCGATTCGTTCGATTTCTCTCGGAGATATCGACGACGTGATCGAAAAATATCATCTTTGA
- a CDS encoding EVE domain-containing protein, whose protein sequence is MNYWLFKTEPDVFSIDDLHKAPSHIAPWEGVRNYQARNFLRDSIKKGDLVLFYHSRANPLSIVGTAEVVKPGYPDHFAFDPSHKYFDPKSKTENPTWYMVDIKFKKKFPEPVTMEEMKTHKVLKNMVLLQKGSRLSIQPVSPAEFQYILGLAGVKL, encoded by the coding sequence ATGAATTACTGGCTTTTTAAGACAGAACCGGACGTCTTTTCGATAGACGACTTACACAAGGCTCCTTCCCATATCGCTCCTTGGGAAGGAGTAAGAAATTATCAAGCCCGCAATTTCTTGCGTGACAGTATTAAAAAAGGGGATTTAGTTCTCTTTTACCACAGTAGGGCGAACCCCCTTTCCATCGTAGGAACCGCAGAAGTCGTGAAGCCGGGTTATCCGGATCATTTCGCTTTTGATCCTTCTCACAAATACTTCGATCCGAAGAGTAAGACTGAGAATCCTACCTGGTACATGGTAGATATAAAATTCAAAAAGAAATTCCCAGAACCTGTCACGATGGAAGAAATGAAAACACATAAAGTGCTGAAGAATATGGTTCTTTTACAGAAAGGCTCCCGCCTTTCGATTCAGCCGGTTTCTCCCGCAGAGTTTCAGTACATTCTGGGACTTGCGGGTGTGAAACTTTGA
- a CDS encoding ribose-phosphate diphosphokinase, with translation MNGDIAVFAGSSNKQIAEEICTHLNIQPGKINLKKFSDGEISVKVEDNVRGREVFIVQSTSAPANDHLMELILIMDALRRASVSSISVVIPYYGYGRQDRKVEPRVPISARIVADLLEVVGLNRILTMDLHADQIQGFFRVPVDNLHFAPVLADYINTKNIEDLVIVSPDSGGAERARAFGKKVNGSLAIIDKRRPKANVSEVMNVIGEIEGKNCILLDDMIDTAGTICKAADALLKHGAKSVYCAATHGVLSGEAVDRINATNFTEVVLANTIAIPESKKIHKLKSLSVAPLFANAIKRIHTNQSVSTLFD, from the coding sequence ATGAACGGAGACATCGCGGTATTTGCCGGAAGTTCCAATAAACAAATCGCCGAAGAAATTTGTACTCATCTCAATATTCAACCCGGTAAGATTAACTTAAAGAAATTCTCCGATGGAGAAATTTCGGTTAAGGTGGAAGATAACGTTCGTGGACGCGAAGTGTTTATCGTTCAATCCACTTCGGCTCCGGCTAACGATCATTTGATGGAATTGATTCTGATCATGGACGCGCTTCGTAGAGCTTCCGTTTCCAGCATCAGCGTCGTAATTCCTTACTACGGTTACGGTCGTCAGGATCGCAAAGTGGAACCTCGAGTTCCGATTTCTGCGAGAATCGTCGCTGATCTTCTCGAAGTTGTGGGCCTGAACCGAATTCTCACCATGGACTTACACGCGGATCAGATTCAGGGATTCTTCCGTGTTCCTGTGGACAATCTCCACTTTGCTCCCGTTTTAGCGGATTATATCAATACCAAAAATATCGAAGACCTCGTAATCGTTTCTCCGGATTCCGGCGGAGCGGAAAGAGCGAGAGCTTTCGGTAAAAAAGTAAACGGTTCATTAGCAATCATTGATAAACGAAGACCGAAAGCGAACGTCTCCGAAGTTATGAACGTGATCGGCGAGATCGAAGGTAAGAATTGTATCCTTCTCGACGATATGATCGATACCGCAGGAACGATCTGCAAGGCCGCGGACGCTCTTTTGAAACACGGAGCAAAGTCTGTTTATTGTGCGGCGACTCACGGAGTTCTTTCCGGCGAGGCGGTGGATCGTATCAACGCGACTAACTTCACCGAAGTCGTTCTTGCGAATACGATCGCGATCCCCGAATCCAAGAAGATTCACAAATTGAAATCATTGTCCGTAGCTCCTCTGTTCGCAAACGCGATCAAGAGGATTCATACAAATCAATCAGTCAGCACTTTATTCGATTAA
- the ftsH gene encoding ATP-dependent zinc metalloprotease FtsH, translating into MNKNLKNVFFVLIIMMVVLIIAYNYENNAGATKDVSYSDFLNMLEPVEGKKPLGKLYKGNVDKYNKIQIEKDVIEGFYIPSEYAESKTAKPVKFRTTVAPLDKDLIASLRRANVSFDARSAEEGKFWSVIGSNILLIVILIGLFWFIMMRQIQSTGNKAFSFGKSKAKMTVDPKVKITFEDVAGCEEAKEELVEIIEFLKDPKKFHAIGARIPTGVLLVGPPGTGKTLLARAVAGEAGVPFFSISGSDFVEMFVGVGASRVRDLFDQGKKNSPCIIFIDEIDAVGRLRGAGLGGGHDEREQTLNQMLVEMDGFEKNEGVIVMAATNRADVLDPALLRPGRFDRQVMVDLPDIKGREEILKVHSRKVPMTSDISLHSIARGTPGFTGADLANLINEGALLAARKNKKRVTQEELEEARDKVMMGPERKSFFISEKEKEVIAYHEAGHAILGTLLPYTEPVHKVTIIPRGRALGLTQSLPKEDKHILPKTYWLDQIVVAMGGFIAEEFKFGVTSTGSSNDIQQASNIARKMVCEWGMSEKLGTVNYSGDQANVFIGRDMGHSSKYYSEEFAAMIDKEVREIILTCLNKGRDLVRKNASKFEGLAKALLAKETISHEELMVIVHPANEEGAKKKPEKSVKSKKQNGIKTNPAYNAGME; encoded by the coding sequence ATGAACAAGAACTTAAAAAACGTATTCTTCGTCCTGATTATTATGATGGTCGTTTTGATCATCGCCTACAACTACGAAAACAACGCAGGCGCAACGAAGGATGTCTCCTATTCCGATTTTTTAAACATGTTGGAACCGGTGGAAGGCAAAAAGCCTCTCGGTAAATTGTATAAGGGCAACGTCGACAAATACAATAAGATCCAAATCGAAAAAGACGTGATCGAAGGTTTTTACATTCCTTCCGAATACGCGGAATCCAAAACCGCGAAACCCGTAAAATTCAGAACTACGGTCGCTCCTCTCGACAAGGACCTGATCGCTTCCTTAAGAAGAGCTAACGTGTCTTTCGACGCTCGTTCTGCTGAAGAAGGAAAGTTCTGGAGTGTGATCGGAAGCAACATTCTTCTCATCGTTATTTTAATCGGTCTCTTCTGGTTCATCATGATGAGACAAATTCAATCGACCGGAAACAAAGCGTTCTCCTTCGGTAAATCCAAAGCAAAGATGACCGTCGATCCGAAAGTAAAAATCACTTTCGAAGACGTCGCAGGTTGCGAGGAAGCCAAGGAAGAATTGGTCGAGATCATCGAATTCTTAAAAGATCCTAAAAAGTTTCACGCGATCGGTGCGAGAATTCCCACCGGTGTTCTGTTAGTCGGTCCTCCGGGAACCGGTAAGACCTTACTTGCAAGAGCGGTTGCAGGTGAAGCGGGTGTTCCGTTCTTCTCCATTTCCGGATCGGACTTCGTTGAAATGTTCGTAGGGGTGGGAGCTTCCAGAGTAAGAGATCTTTTCGATCAAGGTAAGAAGAATTCTCCTTGTATCATCTTCATCGACGAGATCGACGCGGTCGGTCGTTTGAGAGGCGCGGGACTCGGCGGGGGACACGACGAAAGAGAACAAACCCTCAACCAAATGCTCGTAGAGATGGACGGCTTTGAAAAGAACGAAGGTGTGATCGTGATGGCCGCTACGAACCGTGCGGACGTTTTGGATCCCGCATTACTCAGACCGGGTCGTTTCGATCGTCAAGTGATGGTTGATCTTCCGGACATCAAAGGACGCGAAGAAATTCTCAAAGTTCATTCTCGCAAAGTTCCGATGACCAGCGATATTTCTCTTCATTCCATCGCAAGAGGAACCCCCGGTTTTACCGGAGCGGATCTCGCGAACCTCATCAACGAAGGCGCTTTACTCGCGGCTCGTAAGAATAAAAAAAGAGTAACTCAGGAAGAACTCGAAGAAGCCCGCGACAAAGTGATGATGGGTCCTGAAAGAAAATCGTTCTTCATTTCCGAAAAGGAAAAAGAAGTCATAGCTTATCACGAAGCGGGTCACGCGATTCTCGGAACACTTCTTCCTTATACCGAACCGGTTCATAAGGTTACGATCATCCCGAGAGGACGCGCGCTCGGACTTACTCAATCTCTTCCTAAAGAGGACAAACACATTCTTCCTAAAACCTATTGGCTCGATCAGATCGTCGTAGCGATGGGGGGATTTATCGCGGAAGAATTTAAGTTCGGAGTAACTTCGACCGGCTCCAGCAACGATATTCAACAAGCCTCCAACATCGCTCGTAAGATGGTCTGCGAATGGGGAATGTCCGAAAAACTCGGAACCGTAAACTACAGCGGCGATCAAGCTAACGTGTTTATCGGAAGAGACATGGGTCACAGCAGTAAATATTATTCCGAAGAATTCGCGGCGATGATCGACAAGGAAGTTCGTGAAATCATTCTTACTTGTTTGAACAAAGGACGCGATCTGGTTCGTAAGAACGCGTCCAAGTTCGAAGGTCTCGCAAAGGCCCTTCTCGCTAAGGAAACAATTTCTCACGAAGAACTGATGGTGATCGTTCATCCGGCTAACGAAGAAGGCGCAAAAAAAAAGCCGGAAAAGTCCGTGAAATCTAAAAAGCAAAACGGCATTAAAACCAACCCAGCGTACAACGCCGGAATGGAATGA
- a CDS encoding 50S ribosomal protein L25/general stress protein Ctc, giving the protein MSQSTIHKIAVKKRTETGKNENNRLRSSGMVPVNIIGAGVATSGAVNEKELEKMVHSGIRQSTLIELDVEGQGQQKVFVKEIQRFPEIDRIRHVDFYKVVPGQKIVTRIGIETTGIAKGSKTGGQFEHIIHEIRVKTIPEDLVENLTIDVTDLDVGDAIKISQLKVPASWEILINGDPIVTSVNKTKALLAAERAEAKGADDAKGKKGKK; this is encoded by the coding sequence ATGAGCCAGAGCACAATTCACAAAATCGCGGTTAAAAAAAGAACGGAAACGGGTAAAAACGAAAACAATCGTCTTCGTTCCTCCGGAATGGTTCCCGTGAATATCATCGGCGCCGGCGTAGCGACTTCGGGCGCGGTAAACGAGAAAGAACTCGAAAAGATGGTTCACTCGGGAATCCGTCAGTCCACTCTCATCGAACTCGACGTAGAAGGCCAAGGCCAGCAAAAAGTATTCGTAAAAGAAATCCAAAGATTTCCTGAGATCGATAGAATCCGTCACGTGGATTTCTACAAAGTTGTTCCCGGTCAAAAGATCGTTACCAGAATCGGTATCGAAACCACCGGGATTGCGAAAGGTTCCAAGACCGGAGGTCAATTCGAACACATCATTCACGAGATTCGCGTTAAAACGATCCCTGAAGATCTGGTCGAAAACCTTACGATCGACGTTACCGATCTCGACGTAGGCGACGCGATCAAGATCAGCCAGTTGAAAGTTCCTGCAAGCTGGGAAATTTTAATCAACGGAGATCCGATCGTGACTTCCGTGAATAAAACGAAAGCTCTCCTTGCCGCTGAAAGAGCGGAAGCTAAAGGCGCAGACGACGCTAAAGGCAAGAAAGGAAAAAAATAA